One Plasmodium sp. gorilla clade G2 genome assembly, chromosome: 12 genomic window carries:
- a CDS encoding cytochrome c heme lyase, putative — protein sequence MQNLSPTCTFNKNEEKIKCPSSTKLGCSDGTKIIQHEINERNMMPEIPNVSLTDENDFTFNKKRHVSSIPKNNHEYWVYPSSQQFYNSLIRKNKDIDKNYIDAVVSVHNEVNEESWKQILKYEHMHKRNCTDITLHRFLGKFDDLSIKARFRSIFSSMGRPFDRHDWYVNRCGTQVKYILDYYNDESINDDKNIYIDVRPAMNTFSNVWDRLRYPFYEFYFKYIKKDELFK from the exons ATGCAGAATTTAAGTCCAACATGTACTttcaataaaaatgaagaaaagatAAAATGCCCATCTTCAACAAAATTGGGATGTTCAGATGGAACGAAAATTATACAACATG aaaTTAACGAAAGAAATATGATGCCCGAGATTCCCAATGTTTCCTTAACAGATGAAAATGATtttacatttaataaaaaaagacaCGTTTCTTCAATTCCAAAAAATAATCACGAATATTGGGTTTATCCTTCATCTCaacaattttataattcattaataagaaaaaataaagatatagatAAGAATTATATTGATGCTGTCGTTAGTGTTCACAATGAAGTTAATGAAGAATCATGGAAACAAATTCTTAAATATGAGCATATGCATAAAag GAATTGCACAGATATAACTCTACATAGATTTCTTGGTAAATTCGATGATTTATCAATAAAGGCAAGATTTAGAAGTATATTTTCAAG taTGGGAAGGCCTTTTGATAGACACGATTGGTATGTTAATAGGTGTGGTACGCAAGTAAAATATATCTtggattattataatgatgaatCAATAAACGATGACAAAAAT atatatattgatGTTAGACCAGCCATGAATACCTTTTCAAATGTCTGGGACAGATTGCGTTACCCCTTTTATGAGTTCtactttaaatatataaaaaaagatgaactatttaaataa
- a CDS encoding splicing factor 3B subunit 6, putative encodes MSRRNIRLPAEVSRILYVRNLPYKISADELYDIFGKYGTVRQIRKGNSEGTKGTSFVVYDDIYDAKNALDHLSGFNVAGRYLVVLYYDPVKAQKKKEIQEKLKNEN; translated from the exons ATGTCCAGAAGAAATATACGTTTACCTGCTGAGGTCAGCAGAATTCTTTATGTGAG AAATTTACCATATAAGATATCTGCTGatgaattatatgatatatttggAAAATATGGAACAGTAAGGCAGATAAGAAAAGGAAATTCTGAAGGAACAAAAGGAACTTCTTTTGTTGTTTATGATGATATTTATGATGCAAAAAATGCTCTGGATCATTTATCAGGTTTTAATGTAGCTGGTAGATATTTGGTTGTCTTATATTATGACCCTGTAAAAGCtcaaaagaaaaaggaaatacaggaaaaattaaaaaatgaaaactaA
- a CDS encoding histone chaperone ASF1, putative, producing MSEVNVTKVIVNNPICDILDPFVFTIEFEALNKLEADLEWKIFYISAVNNEGESNQDIELDNIFLGPIERGVMMFDYAVNPPDYKNMDIDSVLGLQAILISANYKEKEFIRIAYYMNSFYKDMELRENPPVVPQYDKICRHIFVENPRIVKFSIGWDSEEKDEFKEFDKEIEKIELLNCTQIKGENENNSNITNQSTQGNFVLSNNDPNNNNNNPSITSSMIFNSNIVNNNFNQNNFLKNNELSSDLDKCEIFNANINGISRITIDNKNS from the exons atgtctGAAGTAAATGTAACAAAAGTTATTGTAAATAATCCTATATGTGATATATTAGATCCTTTTGTTTTTACTATTGAATTTGAAGCTTTGAATAAATTAGAAGCAGATTTGGAAtggaaaattttttatatatcagcTGTAAATAATGAGGGAGAAAGTAATCAAGATATTGAATTAGATAACATTTTCCTAGGACCAATTGAGAGAGGAGTTATGATGTTTGATTATGCAGTAAATCCCCCTGACTATAAAAAT ATGGATATTGATAGCGTTTTGGGACTTCAAGCTATTTTGATATCGGCAAATTACAAAGAAAAGGAATTTATTAGAATTGCTTATTACATGAATTCATTTTACAAAGATATGGAATTAAGAGAAAATCCTCCTGTAGTTCCacaatatgataaaatatgtCGTCATATATTTGTTGAAAACCCTAGAATTGTAAAATTCAGTATAGGTTGGGATTCTGAAGAAAAAGATGAATTTAAAGAATTTGATaaagaaattgaaaaaattGAATTACTTAATTGTACACAAATTAAAggtgaaaatgaaaataattcaaatataacTAATCAATCTACACAAGGAAATTTTGTTCTTTCCAATAATGAtcctaataataataataacaatccTAGTATTACTTCAAGTATGAtttttaatagtaatattgtaaataataatttcaatcaaaataatttcttaaaaaataatgaattgtCATCTGATTTAGACAAATGTGAAATTTTTAATGCAAATATAAATGGAATTAGTAGAATTACAATTGACAATAAAAACTCTTAA